The Misgurnus anguillicaudatus chromosome 12, ASM2758022v2, whole genome shotgun sequence region GACATCAAATGTTCATTCCCACTTTAGCCTATAACCAATAAACAATTACCTTTGGAGTGGGAGGTTGTGCAGACCTTTTGGCAAATAGGGACACTTTTGGAACAGCAAATGTGGGTGGAAGAGGTGGTGGTGGCGGCGGTGGTGGTGGAGGAGGTGGAAGGGAGACAGGTGGAGGAGGAGGTGGTAGTGCATGAGCAGCACCATCAGATATTTCCAAAGTACCACATGCAGCCTTGGCTTCACGAGACAGCTAAAaccaaaagataaaaaaaaatgcataaataaataaaatacatcaattTCTTCTACAATAACAAACATtaattttagaaaaatatttttttttcagtagaaCTAAAACCTTTAGAGTGGAATGCAACAGCGCTACTTCCATTTGTAGTTCCTCAACTTTTCGATGAAGGGACTCCACTCGTTCTGCATAGCCTCTCCAAAAACGGAAAACATTTAGGAAGCCAGAACAGGCCTAAAAACATAAGCGGTACAGAAATGGATCTAAAATGTGACGTACTACcacaatacatttataaagcaaaaaagaaaCTTACAGTACTAATGATATTTCTGCACTTCTGCATAAGACTTCGAACTGTAAAAAACAGTGCCCCAATATTTCGTGTTGGAGACAGCTGTTTAGTGTCTTGAACACTGGCGTCCTCTATGTCCACCTTTATCCTGTTGTTTGGACTGGGTAaaagcaataacaaaaagttcagtatatgcataaatatatagGATAACTACATATAAGCATGCTACATTATTAGATATAGAATTAGATGCTTACTCAGGGCCAGGGGCTATTGGTGTGACAACGGAAGTTCTAAGCGGCTGCTTGCTCCTTATGGCCCAGCGTCTACTGCTGCCATTTTTCTTCCTCCGCCGCTGAAAGACACTTCCGAGGCCCTGCAAGCAAATACCATATTGTTTGACGATCCttaatttttcattaaaaacacTATTTTCATAACAAACAATGCATCGCTAGCAACACAAGATACGTGCGAAATGACGTCTGATAAGAATTTAGCGGCGCAAATTATGCACGACTCTTTTTTTTTCAATCGATTTAAACTGCACTAATGCTTTACATTACGTTTTATAAACACCGACAAATGattaaaagtaaaaacaaaCCCCGAATCCTGCCATATCAGCACCCGCTGACAGCTTTACGCCTTTGATTTTGAAAACGGTTCCTCGTTCTTTAGCATCCAATGGGAGCGCAAATGAAGTGCTAAGGGGCGTGTCATTCGAATTTGATTGGTTAGGATCAACGGAAGAGGTTGGTTTCTG contains the following coding sequences:
- the prr11 gene encoding uncharacterized protein prr11, with the translated sequence MAGFGGLGSVFQRRRKKNGSSRRWAIRSKQPLRTSVVTPIAPGPDPNNRIKVDIEDASVQDTKQLSPTRNIGALFFTVRSLMQKCRNIISTACSGFLNVFRFWRGYAERVESLHRKVEELQMEVALLHSTLKLSREAKAACGTLEISDGAAHALPPPPPPVSLPPPPPPPPPPPPLPPTFAVPKVSLFAKRSAQPPTPKKKDGPVAVTLRDLQTVRLRKVGVTNKAQISPDKRRNPLVTLADLQKVRLRRSHSDVSVRFRSSLGRSPTKGSMNLRVQLRKINMSRSPGGTPLCNKENEAMDSSLELSMTKALGNKHLSALTKGLSPLKSV